The nucleotide window CCTTTGGAAGGTCCATTTTCAATTATCATTCTCGACGATGAATTGAATCTACCAATTAGCGCGGTTGAAATCCGTTTTAAATCCCTGGATGATCCCGGTAATTCAAAAGTGTTCTTTGATATTACAGACAGCGAGGGCACATGCACTGGCGGTCTGATGCCCGGATTATATGTGTTAAAAACCAGAAAGAACGGCTATGCTTATCAAGAAAAATCCGTTATGATTGAAGCCTCTGATTTAAATTTAATCGAACTCACCTTAAGAAAATTATAATGAAGGGGAAGTGATGCCGAAGTTAATTTTGAAATGGAAGGCAGAAATTATTAATGAATACCTTTTAGATGGGAAACAAACCGGGTTTACAATCGGTTCTGATGCCACCAATGACTGCGTTATAAACGACAAGAAAGTAGCCCCGAATCACCTGAAGCTCGAATTGATTAAGGGTTGTTATTATTTAGAAAATCTGGACGGAAATTTTGAAACTGACCTAAACGGACGGTCATTACTTAGTCGCGTACAAATTGTTGATGGTGATGATATCGGAATCGGCGAACATAACCTTTTGTTCGAGACTGCAGCTACCAGCACCCTTGATTTGCCTACAGAGGATCTTGAAGTAATTGGAGAAGACGAAATCCCCGACAAGGTTGAGCTGGATCCGTCCAAATCGTTCAACTTAGATGAAACCTCTGCAGTAGAGGACATCACTCGCGCAACATCTACAGGTTCGGAAGAGTTCTACGAAATAGAAGAGTCTCCAGAAGATACATATACAGAAGATTTGAACACCAGCACTCAAGAAATTACCACCAGTGTTTTGACAGCGCAATTTCCGCCGACCAAATCTTTATACCTTCTTGCGATCTACGGCCCATATATAGGAAAAAAATTTCCTTTGAACAGTCTGGACACCAAAATTGGTCGCGACTTGACTTTGAATGATATTGTTATCAGAAATAATGATAAAGGCGTACTTGACCCGAGTATCTCACGCCGCCACGCGACCATAAGTAAAAAGAACGGACACTATTATATAAGTGACAAGAGAAGCCAGACCCGGACCTATGTAAATCAGGTGAAATTGGGCCCTACAGATGAAATTACGGTTCACGAAAATGACGAAATCGAAATTGTCAGCGACCAAAAAAGCACCATTTTCAGAGTCTTAGCCGAAGGCATATTTAATCCGGCCCGGCCCCAAAAGGCAGGCCTTTGGTGGACCCGAAACAAATTCAGGTTCGGAGTTTATCTGTCGTTAATTTTTGCGCTGCTCATGTTAGGTGCCCTTGGCTTATCATGCAAAATGAGGAATGCTGCCGGCAACACACCGGATCAACTAAAATTTATTGAAGAAACCTGGTATCAAAACGAGTCGGGTCAGGGTAGCTCTCCTGAAAAATCAAGTCTAGCTTTAGCCGACGTGACCGGCGACGGGAAAGTCGATCTAATTTTCACAAACCCACTCGGCCACCTCATTGCATTAAACGGAGTCACCAAAGAAACCATTTGGTCCAAGAAACACTTTTTTGTCCAAAAAGAATTTTCCATTGTGCTTGCCGATTTAAATATGAACGGTCTGAAAGATGTGCTGGTGGTCGGGCAAGATTCTCGGTTACATGCTTTTGATGGTTCCATCGGTGCGGAAATTTGGCTTAGCCCGATTTTGGGAGGAGTCATTTCCGGGCCTCCGATTGTCGAGGATTTGAACGGTGATGGACTCAAAGATGTGGTGATTTGCAGTCGGAGCGGTCAAATCCATCTGGGGTATGGTAATATTTTCGATTTAAAATGGCAAACAATAGAAACCGCCCTTACCATCAATTGCGTCCCTACTGTTACAGATTCGGATAATGATGGAATACCCGAAATAATTGTTGGAACCGAAGAAGGTAAAGTCATAATAGTTAACGGCAGTTCAGGCATTGTTTCAAAAGTTTTCGATTTCAACGAAGAAGTTAGTAAAGCAACCGGTGACTTAGCGCAGCACAGCATTGGGAACCCAATTGTGATCGGTGACTTAAATGAGAACGGTGACTTAGATTTATTGATTGGATCAGCTTCAGGCGACTTCATTGCTTTTGAAGGCTCCAGTTTAAAGCGCATCTGGCACGAAAATCTTTCAGTCGAAAATGATAATACTGAAAATGTATCTGCCGCTTTCGGGAGGTTTAACGAAGATCAAATTGATGACGCTGTACTCGTTTCAAACCAAATGGTACGAGTTATTAGTGGCTCGGGCGATCCCAATCAACAAAAAAATATCTTGTGGGAACATCGTATCGGCGCCGATGATTTTTTTATCACACCCGTGTCTTTGGCAGACTTTAACAAAGACAATTCAAATGAAGTTATACTGGCAAGCCGCAAGGGAACCGTTTTCATTTTGAACGGAAAAACCGGGGAAATTATTTCACAACTTTATAATGCAGAAAACCCCGTTATCTCCCCCATTTTGGTGGCAGACTTAGGTCACGACAGTTACTTAGATCTTTTATTCATTAGAAATGATGGTAATATTTATAAAATCCAAAGCAATTCACCTATTCAGGAAAACAGCGTGGTTTGGGGACAATTATATAATAATGAAAGAAACACCGGAAATTATGATTTTCGACCTCCTGATCCGTTTAAATTTGATATTTTAATTGCAACGTTCGGCTGTATGTTTCTAGCTGTCGGTGTTCTTACCTTTCAAAGCTATAACTCCAGACTCAAATTATTTAGTTGAAGAGTCGGAAATTATCAATTTACGCGCAACACTTCATCGCAGCCCGGTTCCGCTTCTGGACTAAGAAAATCACGGACTAAAAGAAATCCGAAAAGCAATCAAAGTGCATAAGATCTCGTCTTGAAGATAGGATTGATCGGTTGGCAAACAATAAAAATTATGAAACCAATATTATAGCACCTGAACAAATTCAAGGCAAAAATAACACAAAGCTGCGATAATTTCTTACTTGGAATCATGTTGTATGAGAGCTTAACCGGCGAGCATCCGTTTCAAGCAAAAACCGCGGCCGATGTTAGAATACGAATTCTGGCTGAGGAACCCAAATTGGCGTCATCGCATAGACCGGGTATATCGGGAAGACTGGATGAGATTTTAGTGAAGTCACTTTCTAAAAACCCTCAGGAACGTTATCAATCAATTAGGCAGGTTGAATCTGATCTCGTAAGAATCTGCCAGGCCTTAGATGTTAAAACTTCGGAAACCATGTCGCAATTTTTGAAATGATTTGCTTATTTAATCACTTCATCCTTAATAAGCTCCCAGGCTGAGGCTATAGAACCTCTGTGTTTATTGTAATGAACCGGCTGTTCATTGCGGAGAATATTTCCCAAGGCATTTAGCTCGCTAGCGGATTTGACAACTATTTTATGATCACTTCCGTCCTCAAGTATAAATTTAATGATACCTTTCTGTTTCTTCGGGTCCCAAAGAAGTGCATAGGCCTTAATGATCTCCCACATAATTTCCCTTTCAAAATTTTAGTTATAAATGTCTTCGTTTAGATACCTTACTCAACTTCAACTTAAATAAATTTAGTCAGTGGAGACAATGCAAAATAAATTGTAACTAATTAAATTTATAAGAAAAAAAGAAAAAAGCAAAGTCAAAATGGTGTTAATGCAAAAAAATAAAGCCTAACAATAATTTTCATAACTCGCAATTTATTTCGCTTCCAACCAATTCGGTCCCACACCCACATCCGCTTTAATTGGAACATCGAGTTTTAAAGCGTTTTCCATTTCTTGTTTAACTAAAACTTTGACCTCCTCCACTTCTGATTTTGGCGCTTCGAAAACCAGTTCGTCATGCACTTGCATGATCATTTTCGTTTTGTAATTCTTTGCTTTGAGCTTTTTCCAGATATTGATCATTGCCACTTTAATCAATTCGGCAGCAGTGCCCTGGATTGGTGTGTTAACTGCCGTGCGTTTTGCGAATTCTCTAATATTGTGATTCTTGCTTCTTATTTCC belongs to candidate division KSB1 bacterium and includes:
- a CDS encoding FHA domain-containing protein, with product MPKLILKWKAEIINEYLLDGKQTGFTIGSDATNDCVINDKKVAPNHLKLELIKGCYYLENLDGNFETDLNGRSLLSRVQIVDGDDIGIGEHNLLFETAATSTLDLPTEDLEVIGEDEIPDKVELDPSKSFNLDETSAVEDITRATSTGSEEFYEIEESPEDTYTEDLNTSTQEITTSVLTAQFPPTKSLYLLAIYGPYIGKKFPLNSLDTKIGRDLTLNDIVIRNNDKGVLDPSISRRHATISKKNGHYYISDKRSQTRTYVNQVKLGPTDEITVHENDEIEIVSDQKSTIFRVLAEGIFNPARPQKAGLWWTRNKFRFGVYLSLIFALLMLGALGLSCKMRNAAGNTPDQLKFIEETWYQNESGQGSSPEKSSLALADVTGDGKVDLIFTNPLGHLIALNGVTKETIWSKKHFFVQKEFSIVLADLNMNGLKDVLVVGQDSRLHAFDGSIGAEIWLSPILGGVISGPPIVEDLNGDGLKDVVICSRSGQIHLGYGNIFDLKWQTIETALTINCVPTVTDSDNDGIPEIIVGTEEGKVIIVNGSSGIVSKVFDFNEEVSKATGDLAQHSIGNPIVIGDLNENGDLDLLIGSASGDFIAFEGSSLKRIWHENLSVENDNTENVSAAFGRFNEDQIDDAVLVSNQMVRVISGSGDPNQQKNILWEHRIGADDFFITPVSLADFNKDNSNEVILASRKGTVFILNGKTGEIISQLYNAENPVISPILVADLGHDSYLDLLFIRNDGNIYKIQSNSPIQENSVVWGQLYNNERNTGNYDFRPPDPFKFDILIATFGCMFLAVGVLTFQSYNSRLKLFS